A region from the Ptychodera flava strain L36383 chromosome 10, AS_Pfla_20210202, whole genome shotgun sequence genome encodes:
- the LOC139142677 gene encoding uncharacterized protein: protein MTFVRLLVAVQLVVLSMECVSNAESPNQIPIQITSTGVSTTHGYEKPTTHDRLTENMVNRLNDLEAKVLKMEDLLNRALDTMDRMSRGEDEHNRAISEMKEKIEKSCSCEGAPWLNKTDDGMEDWTMKLSENEIREIMPNITEPVPEPSSRDRDMMKLRIIENMLNVTAEAMPSERLVRRSVLRRFRREPMAMEESILKETAMDLTMMSRSAHFQHPEHRRC, encoded by the coding sequence ATGACGTTTGTACGCCTTTTAGTAGCTGTTCAGCTGGTCGTACTCTCGATGGAATGCGTTTCAAACGCGGAGTCGCCTAACCAAATCCCGATTCAGATAACATCGACTGGTGTATCAACAACGCATGGCTACGAAAAGCCAACAACTCATGACCGATTAACCGAGAATATGGTTAATCGTTTGAACGATTTGGAagcaaaagttttgaaaatggagGATCTTCTGAACAGAGCCCTTGATACAATGGACAGAATGTCACGAGGTGAAGACGAGCACAACCGAGCCATTTCGGAGATGAAGGAGAAGATTGAGAAGTCTTGCTCGTGTGAGGGTGCTCCTTGGTTGAACAAAACAGACGATGGCATGGAAGACTGGACTATGAAGCTAAGTGAAAACGAAATACGTGAAATTATGCCAAACATCACAGAGCCTGTCCCCGAGCCTTCTAGCAGGGACCGTGACATGATGAAACTCAGAATAATCGAAAACATGCTGAACGTCACAGCAGAGGCAATGCCTTCAGAGAGGCTCGTCAGAAGATCCGTTCTACGGCGTTTCAGAAGGGAGCCAATGGCAATGGAAGAATCCATCTTGAAAGAAACAGCTATGGATTTGA